A portion of the Musa acuminata AAA Group cultivar baxijiao chromosome BXJ1-1, Cavendish_Baxijiao_AAA, whole genome shotgun sequence genome contains these proteins:
- the LOC135679253 gene encoding PRA1 family protein E-like, which yields MHNTSPPAYVPISAYPDPAPVPPSRPSVSEARPSPAPAPPNASSPTAGAADQVSSFKEHGRALISAQRPWLQLLDVTALARPASAGDACFRLRHNIAYFRTNYTLFCLSVLAVSLLWHPASLFAFIALTAAWFFLYFTPDWPVVLCGRPITDGTILGVLSVATIFALIFSNVGPTVFGAIMIGTVIICLHSLFRATTDDRFLHETEAASGGLVVPAYGIALFS from the coding sequence ATGCACAATACATCGCCGCCCGCCTACGTTCCCATCTCCGCCTACCCCGATCCAGCGCCCGTGCCCCCATCGCGGCCTTCCGTCTCGGAGGCTCGCCCTTCTCCGGCCCCCGCGCCGCCTAACGCGTCCTCTCCCACCGCCGGAGCCGCCGATCAGGTCTCCAGCTTTAAGGAGCACGGCAGGGCCCTGATCTCCGCCCAGCGCCCGTGGCTGCAGCTTCTCGACGTCACCGCCCTCGCTCGCCCCGCCAGCGCCGGCGACGCTTGCTTCCGCCTCCGCCATAACATAGCCTACTTCCGCACCAACTACACCCTCTTCTGCCTCTCCGTCCTCGCCGTCTCCCTCCTCTGGCACCCTGCCTCCCTGTTCGCCTTCATCGCCCTCACCGCCGCCTGGTTCTTCCTCTACTTCACCCCAGACTGGCCGGTCGTCCTCTGCGGCCGCCCGATCACCGACGGGACCATCCTCGGCGTGCTCTCCGTGGCCACGATCTTCGCTCTCATCTTCTCCAATGTCGGACCGACCGTCTTCGGAGCCATCATGATCGGGACAGTGATCATCTGCCTGCATTCGCTGTTCAGGGCGACGACGGACGATCGCTTTCTCCATGAAACAGAGGCCGCAAGCGGCGGATTGGTTGTCCCCGCTTACGGGATCGCATTATTTTCTTGA
- the LOC135679260 gene encoding probable CCR4-associated factor 1 homolog 11 yields MPTEEERYNDVKHNVDNMHLIQLGVALFDEGGNTPWPGCCWQFNFSDFDPDVDASSPDSIELLTQSGHDFQQYRRHGIDARRCAYLVCVKLFGQPYSSRYVTFHGLYDVAFVIKMITRAPLPNTLNEFSDLVRTIFGQIYDLKYISRFCGGLRRGEIGLVGLSRLLNFEPVGIRHQAAYDSLLIGALFNEMKQRRHNVEDDRSASVLYGIENRCVENRRTRRIDRRGWPYARRQQHRLAAMGLAV; encoded by the coding sequence ATGCCCACCGAAGAAGAAAGATACAATGACGTGAAGCACAACGTGGATAACATGCACCTGATCCAGCTGGGCGTCGCCTTGTTCGACGAAGGCGGCAACACCCCATGGCCGGGGTGCTGTTGGCAGTTCAATTTTTCGGATTTCGATCCCGATGTGGATGCTTCCTCTCCCGACTCCATCGAGTTGTTGACACAGAGCGGGCACGACTTCCAGCAATACCGACGACACGGCATCGACGCGCGGCGGTGCGCCTATCTGGTATGCGTGAAGCTCTTCGGCCAACCCTACAGCTCCAGGTATGTTACGTTTCACGGACTCTACGACGTGGCTTTTGTGATAAAGATGATCACCCGAGCCCCACTGCCCAACACCTTGAACGAGTTCTCTGATTTGGTGAGGACCATCTTCGGCCAGATTTATGATCTCAAATATATATCTCGATTTTGTGGAGGACTGCGTCGGGGAGAGATTGGTTTGGTGGGACTATCAAGGTTATTGAACTTTGAACCCGTAGGGATCCGTCACCAAGCAGCATATGACAGTCTACTAATTGGGGCACTCTTCAACGAAATGAAGCAACGAAGGCATAACGTAGAGGACGACAGATCTGCATCGGTCCTCTATGGTATAGAGAATAGATGCGTCGAGAACAGGAGGACTCGAAGGATTGACCGCAGAGGTTGGCCTTACGCAAGACGGCAGCAACACCGCTTGGCTGCCATGGGGTTGGCGGTTTAA